One genomic window of Mucilaginibacter sp. SJ includes the following:
- a CDS encoding family 20 glycosylhydrolase: MKTISKYLSAAALALICTGAVSAQETAAKFPLIPYPAQLIAGEGSFTITSKTGIVTSNAFNTEAYALKDLLRKGLGMPVEVSKLKKAHAINLVYDASITTPEAYRMSVTREQVVIRAKDPAGVFHAVETIRQLLPAGVEAGVVQKQLTLPVVAIEDAPVYEWRGMHLDVSRHFFSVSYLKKFIDRMALYKMNKLHLHLTDDQGWRIEIKKYPLLTEAGAWRTFNNQDSACMKKAKDNPDFVIDKEHIVQKNGKTMYGGFYTQEEMKGVVAYAAARHIDIVPEIDMPGHMMAAINSYPFLTCDGENKWGELFTKPICPCNESTFEFAENVFTEIMQIFPSKYIHIGGDEVDRTNWGKSDACKALMAKEGIKDLAGLHSYFINRMEKFFNSKGRKLIGWDEVIEGGISPTAIIMYWRTWVPDAPVKAVKNGNTVIMTPGEPLYFDNQPDQYSVSKVYHFNPVPKVLNAEEAKSIIGAQANLWSEMIPSEKRADYMYMPRLTALSEMLWTHKESEYDSYLQRLTQQYKRMDAMKINYRLPDLPNLLNQYVFTDEGKLSIASPLPSLTIRYTTDGTLPDTKSPILPSPLTISKSELVRVAAFTPTGTRGDVYNLNYTQQQMLGPVKIAPPKPGLTATYYKAFFKKTALMQNAKVDSTFSTDKIEVPATVKAPSFGITYKGYIDVPTDGIYSFYLTCDDGGVLYIGDKTVVDNDGNHSAQERSGQVALKMGAHPFKLDFIEGGGGFKLLLKYSVNGSAPQDVPSSWFKN, translated from the coding sequence ATGAAGACTATTTCAAAATATTTGTCGGCAGCGGCATTAGCCCTTATTTGTACCGGTGCTGTTAGTGCACAGGAAACAGCTGCAAAATTTCCGTTGATCCCTTATCCTGCACAATTAATTGCCGGAGAGGGCTCATTTACAATCACCTCTAAAACAGGCATAGTTACTTCTAACGCTTTTAACACCGAAGCTTACGCCTTGAAAGACTTGTTGCGTAAAGGTTTAGGCATGCCCGTAGAAGTTAGCAAGCTAAAGAAAGCTCATGCTATTAACCTTGTTTATGATGCAAGTATAACTACTCCCGAAGCATACCGTATGAGCGTTACCAGGGAACAGGTGGTTATCCGCGCAAAAGATCCTGCCGGTGTATTTCACGCGGTGGAAACCATTCGCCAATTATTACCTGCGGGCGTTGAAGCAGGAGTGGTGCAAAAGCAACTGACGCTGCCGGTTGTAGCTATAGAGGATGCACCTGTTTACGAATGGCGCGGGATGCATCTGGATGTATCGAGGCACTTTTTCTCTGTTAGCTACCTGAAAAAGTTTATCGACCGGATGGCTTTGTATAAAATGAATAAGCTGCACCTGCACTTAACCGATGATCAGGGCTGGCGCATTGAAATAAAAAAATATCCGCTGCTTACCGAAGCCGGTGCATGGCGCACGTTCAATAACCAGGATTCGGCCTGTATGAAAAAGGCTAAGGATAATCCTGATTTTGTGATTGATAAAGAGCACATCGTTCAAAAAAATGGCAAAACCATGTACGGTGGTTTTTATACGCAGGAGGAAATGAAAGGCGTTGTTGCTTATGCTGCTGCACGTCACATCGATATTGTTCCTGAAATTGATATGCCGGGGCACATGATGGCTGCGATCAACTCATATCCGTTTTTAACCTGCGATGGCGAAAATAAATGGGGCGAGCTGTTCACCAAACCAATCTGCCCGTGTAACGAAAGCACCTTTGAGTTTGCCGAGAATGTGTTTACCGAGATCATGCAGATCTTCCCGTCAAAATATATCCACATTGGCGGCGATGAGGTTGATCGCACCAATTGGGGCAAATCAGATGCTTGTAAAGCCCTGATGGCTAAAGAAGGTATTAAAGACCTGGCCGGCTTGCACAGTTATTTTATTAACCGTATGGAGAAATTCTTCAATTCCAAAGGTCGTAAGTTGATTGGTTGGGATGAGGTGATTGAAGGTGGTATTAGCCCTACAGCTATTATCATGTACTGGCGTACCTGGGTACCTGATGCACCGGTTAAAGCTGTTAAGAATGGCAATACCGTAATCATGACACCTGGCGAACCTCTTTATTTTGATAATCAGCCCGATCAGTATTCTGTTAGCAAAGTGTATCATTTTAACCCGGTGCCTAAAGTGTTGAATGCCGAAGAAGCAAAATCAATCATTGGTGCGCAGGCTAATCTCTGGTCAGAAATGATTCCTTCAGAAAAACGTGCAGATTATATGTATATGCCACGTTTAACCGCATTGTCTGAAATGCTGTGGACGCATAAGGAAAGTGAATACGATTCATACCTGCAGCGTTTAACTCAACAATATAAAAGAATGGACGCGATGAAGATCAATTATCGTTTGCCCGATCTGCCAAATTTGCTTAACCAGTATGTTTTCACAGATGAAGGCAAGCTAAGCATAGCATCTCCATTACCAAGCTTGACTATCCGCTATACTACCGATGGTACTTTGCCTGATACAAAATCACCGATATTGCCATCGCCATTAACTATCTCTAAATCGGAGTTAGTGAGAGTTGCCGCGTTTACGCCAACAGGTACCCGTGGTGATGTTTATAATCTGAACTACACACAACAGCAAATGCTTGGTCCGGTAAAAATTGCTCCACCTAAACCCGGGCTTACAGCTACTTATTATAAGGCTTTCTTTAAAAAGACTGCGTTAATGCAAAATGCAAAGGTTGACAGCACGTTTAGTACTGATAAAATAGAAGTACCTGCTACGGTTAAAGCTCCGTCATTTGGTATCACTTACAAAGGTTACATAGATGTGCCAACTGATGGTATTTACAGTTTTTATTTAACCTGCGATGATGGCGGCGTGCTGTACATCGGCGATAAAACTGTTGTTGATAACGATGGTAATCACTCGGCACAGGAACGGAGCGGACAAGTCGCGTTAAAAATGGGTGCGCATCCCTTTAAGCTTGATTTTATTGAAGGTGGTGGCGGCTTTAAGTTGCTGCTAAAATATAGTGTTAATGGCTCGGCCCCGCAGGATGTGCCATCATCATGGTTTAAAAACTAA
- a CDS encoding alpha-L-fucosidase, whose product MKKFTGIALLLLTAGLNGFSQTALKPYGVLPTKGQLNWQETGMYCIIHYGVDTYTDKEWGFGDEDPKIFNPSQFSALQIVAAAKAGGFKGVVVVAKHHDGFCLWPTKTTEHNISKSPYKKGKGDILKEYREACNKLGMKLGVYCSPWDRNNPNYGTAEYVKIYREQLKELYTNYGPLFISWHDGANGGDGYYGGKREVRKIDRSTYYGWDTTWAITRKLQPNAVLFGDVGPDVRWVGNEEGHAGETCWATYTPHAPDEGKIPANGYVKDYEGTEGTRNGKYWMPAECDVSLRPGWFYHKAQDEGVKSPYTLLDLYYKSVGRGAALDLGLSPDPRGIINEIDVKSLTEFGTLLKQTFAVNLAKGATLTASNVRGGNKAKFGPQFLLDDNRYSYWTTDDKVTTPELTIDLHSPKTFNVIRLRENIKLGQRIEAVAVDAYLNGKWEQIGEATSIGGNRLIRLPQNITASKLRLRVTASPVAIALSDFGIYKEPVHLTAPKVSRNKKGEVSIMTEAPVSAIRYTLDGHEPTLNSPVYSKPFTLNEGGVVKARSFEGKEHQSESTYAEFGLAKTDWKVLDATAANDQWNKAENAFDENTGSLYSTLKKEDAEFPQQISIDLGKEQKIKAFGYLPRQDKQAGGIVDSYVFYVSNDGKTWEKVASGEFSNIKSNPIEQPVPLKQAFSARYFKFEATHVIAGNGITIAELSVY is encoded by the coding sequence ATGAAGAAGTTTACAGGCATTGCCTTATTGTTATTGACCGCCGGTTTAAACGGTTTTAGTCAAACGGCTCTCAAACCTTACGGCGTATTGCCTACGAAGGGGCAGCTCAATTGGCAGGAAACCGGGATGTATTGCATTATCCATTACGGGGTTGATACTTATACCGACAAAGAATGGGGTTTTGGCGATGAAGATCCAAAGATCTTTAATCCATCACAATTCAGTGCGCTGCAAATAGTAGCTGCCGCAAAGGCCGGCGGTTTTAAAGGCGTAGTAGTGGTTGCTAAACACCATGATGGTTTTTGCCTTTGGCCAACCAAAACCACCGAACATAATATCAGCAAAAGTCCCTATAAAAAAGGCAAGGGTGATATACTGAAAGAGTATCGCGAAGCTTGCAATAAACTGGGTATGAAACTGGGTGTATACTGCTCGCCCTGGGACAGGAACAATCCTAACTACGGTACCGCCGAATATGTGAAGATCTATCGTGAGCAACTGAAAGAACTGTACACCAATTATGGCCCGCTGTTTATTTCATGGCACGATGGTGCAAACGGTGGTGATGGTTATTACGGTGGCAAGCGCGAAGTAAGGAAAATTGACCGCTCAACTTATTATGGCTGGGATACTACCTGGGCTATTACCCGCAAGTTGCAACCAAACGCTGTTTTATTTGGCGATGTTGGCCCTGATGTACGCTGGGTAGGCAACGAGGAAGGCCACGCCGGTGAAACTTGCTGGGCTACTTACACGCCTCATGCGCCGGATGAAGGCAAAATTCCGGCTAATGGCTATGTAAAAGATTACGAAGGCACCGAAGGTACCCGCAATGGTAAATATTGGATGCCTGCTGAATGCGATGTGTCGCTACGTCCCGGATGGTTTTACCACAAAGCACAGGACGAAGGTGTAAAATCGCCTTATACCTTGCTCGATCTGTATTATAAAAGCGTAGGTCGCGGTGCGGCGCTTGATTTAGGTTTATCGCCCGATCCGCGTGGTATTATTAACGAGATCGATGTTAAATCATTAACCGAGTTTGGTACCCTGCTTAAACAAACTTTCGCAGTTAATTTGGCAAAAGGCGCAACACTAACGGCAAGTAATGTGCGTGGTGGCAACAAAGCCAAATTCGGTCCGCAGTTTTTGTTAGATGACAACCGTTACAGCTATTGGACAACTGACGATAAAGTGACTACTCCTGAATTAACTATCGATCTGCATTCACCTAAAACATTTAACGTGATCCGCCTGCGCGAAAATATCAAGCTTGGACAGCGTATTGAGGCCGTTGCTGTAGACGCTTATTTAAATGGCAAATGGGAGCAAATAGGCGAGGCTACCAGCATTGGCGGTAACAGGCTGATCCGTTTACCCCAAAACATCACCGCAAGTAAACTGAGACTGAGGGTTACTGCTTCGCCGGTGGCAATTGCCTTGAGCGATTTCGGGATTTATAAAGAGCCGGTGCATTTAACTGCACCAAAAGTGTCACGCAATAAAAAAGGTGAAGTAAGCATTATGACAGAAGCTCCTGTAAGCGCTATCCGCTATACGCTTGACGGGCACGAGCCAACGCTAAATTCGCCGGTTTACAGTAAACCGTTTACGCTTAATGAAGGCGGAGTAGTCAAAGCCCGTAGCTTTGAAGGTAAGGAGCACCAAAGCGAAAGTACTTACGCGGAATTCGGCCTTGCTAAAACCGATTGGAAAGTATTGGATGCTACAGCAGCTAATGACCAATGGAACAAGGCCGAAAACGCTTTTGATGAAAACACAGGCAGCCTTTACAGCACGCTCAAAAAAGAAGATGCGGAATTCCCGCAGCAGATCAGCATTGATTTGGGTAAAGAGCAAAAGATAAAAGCATTTGGCTATCTGCCAAGGCAGGATAAACAAGCCGGGGGCATTGTTGATAGCTATGTGTTTTATGTCAGCAACGACGGCAAAACCTGGGAAAAGGTGGCATCGGGCGAGTTCTCAAATATCAAATCGAACCCAATTGAGCAGCCTGTGCCACTGAAGCAGGCATTTAGCGCACGTTATTTTAAATTTGAAGCCACGCATGTAATTGCAGGCAATGGTATTACCATAGCCGAATTAAGCGTTTATTAA
- a CDS encoding GH92 family glycosyl hydrolase, producing the protein MKKQLVLAGLLALVNLSSQAQRQQPQPMKKVAGLTQYVDPYIGTGFHGHVFVGASVPFGAVQLGPTNISEGWDWCSGYHISDSTIIGFQHTHLSGTGIGDLGDISFMPTTGPINVYKGSNKDLKSGYVSLFSHKDEVVKPGYYKVKLKKYDIGVELTASTRVGMHKYTFPASKDANILIDLQEGIGWDRPMETYIKQVDKNTICGYRFSKGWADDQRIYFTAVFSKPIKTFAVYDSTASVKGTELKGEKVKGVISFATTKGEVVYAKVGISPVSAENAMLNIKTEMPGWDFNKVVAEADAAWNKQLQKIRIKADSLSQMKKFYTAFYHTMIAPSIFNDVNGEYWGTDKKVHKNEGFNNVTTFSLWDTYRSNNPLSTIIHPEHVNDMINSMLAIYQQQGSLPVWHLMANETNCMVGYSAVPVVADALLKGYNGFDANLAYEAMKTTAMGDDRGIKYVKKYGYIPADSSRESVSMGLEYAIDDWSLAQVAKKLGKTEDYAYFSKRGAYYKNYYDAKAGFMRGRLSQDAWRTPYSPFISIHETGDFTEGNGWQYTFLVPQDVEGLIDMLGGVDKFNTKLDSLFIAQGDMGKFKSPDVSGLIGQYAHGNEPSHPMSYYYAYSGKPWKTAEKVRFILDDFYTDKPDGIIGNEDVGQMSAWYVLSAVGFYPVNPANGLYVFGSPVVNEATLQLQGNKKFHVVVKNNGPKNKYIQAMTLNGGDYTKTYIKHTDVMAGGELVITMGDKPGTVWGAGEADKAVSVLK; encoded by the coding sequence ATGAAAAAACAACTCGTTTTGGCCGGTTTACTGGCCCTGGTTAATTTAAGTTCCCAGGCACAAAGGCAGCAACCGCAGCCTATGAAAAAGGTAGCCGGTTTAACGCAATATGTAGATCCGTACATCGGTACCGGTTTCCATGGTCACGTTTTCGTGGGCGCAAGCGTTCCTTTTGGTGCGGTGCAGTTAGGCCCAACCAATATATCTGAAGGCTGGGACTGGTGTTCGGGCTATCACATTTCTGATTCTACCATCATCGGTTTTCAGCATACACACCTGAGCGGTACGGGTATCGGCGATCTGGGCGATATTTCTTTTATGCCAACAACCGGGCCAATCAACGTATACAAGGGCAGTAACAAAGATTTAAAAAGTGGTTATGTGTCGTTGTTCAGTCACAAGGATGAGGTTGTAAAACCCGGATATTATAAAGTAAAGCTTAAAAAATATGATATCGGCGTTGAGCTTACTGCCAGTACCCGTGTTGGTATGCATAAGTACACTTTCCCGGCGTCAAAAGATGCTAACATCCTGATTGATCTGCAGGAAGGCATAGGCTGGGACAGGCCAATGGAAACCTATATTAAACAGGTTGACAAGAATACCATTTGCGGCTACCGCTTTTCCAAAGGCTGGGCAGATGATCAGCGTATTTACTTTACTGCCGTGTTTTCAAAGCCCATTAAAACTTTCGCGGTTTATGACAGTACGGCCAGCGTTAAAGGTACCGAGCTAAAGGGGGAAAAGGTTAAAGGTGTAATCAGTTTCGCCACCACCAAAGGAGAAGTAGTTTATGCCAAAGTAGGCATCTCGCCGGTAAGTGCCGAAAATGCCATGCTCAACATTAAAACCGAAATGCCGGGCTGGGATTTCAACAAAGTGGTTGCCGAAGCAGATGCTGCCTGGAACAAGCAGTTGCAAAAGATCAGGATCAAGGCGGATTCATTATCACAAATGAAAAAGTTTTATACCGCTTTTTATCACACCATGATAGCGCCATCTATTTTTAACGATGTAAATGGCGAATACTGGGGAACCGACAAAAAAGTCCACAAAAATGAAGGTTTCAATAATGTAACCACGTTTTCGTTATGGGATACTTACCGTTCCAACAACCCGCTGTCGACCATTATCCACCCCGAGCATGTGAACGATATGATCAACTCTATGCTGGCCATCTACCAGCAACAGGGCAGCTTGCCGGTTTGGCATTTAATGGCTAACGAAACCAATTGTATGGTGGGCTACAGCGCAGTACCTGTTGTTGCCGATGCTTTGTTGAAAGGCTATAACGGCTTTGATGCCAATTTAGCTTACGAGGCCATGAAAACCACCGCTATGGGCGATGACCGTGGTATCAAATACGTGAAAAAATATGGCTATATCCCGGCAGATAGCAGCCGCGAATCGGTTTCGATGGGCCTTGAATATGCTATTGACGACTGGAGCCTGGCGCAGGTAGCTAAAAAATTAGGCAAAACTGAAGATTATGCTTACTTCAGCAAACGTGGTGCCTACTATAAAAACTATTACGATGCCAAAGCAGGTTTTATGCGCGGCCGTTTATCGCAGGATGCATGGCGTACGCCTTATAGCCCGTTCATTTCTATCCATGAAACCGGCGATTTTACTGAAGGCAACGGCTGGCAATATACCTTCCTTGTTCCGCAGGATGTGGAAGGTTTGATTGATATGCTGGGCGGCGTTGATAAATTCAATACCAAGCTCGATTCATTGTTTATTGCACAGGGCGATATGGGCAAATTTAAATCGCCGGATGTATCTGGTTTGATCGGTCAGTATGCACACGGTAACGAGCCAAGCCACCCGATGAGCTATTACTACGCTTACTCAGGTAAGCCATGGAAAACAGCCGAAAAAGTAAGGTTTATTCTTGATGATTTTTATACCGATAAACCTGATGGTATTATTGGCAACGAGGATGTAGGGCAAATGTCGGCCTGGTACGTGTTATCTGCTGTTGGTTTTTACCCGGTTAACCCTGCCAATGGCCTTTATGTATTTGGTAGCCCGGTAGTAAATGAGGCTACATTGCAATTACAAGGGAATAAGAAATTCCATGTAGTGGTTAAAAATAACGGCCCTAAAAACAAATACATCCAGGCTATGACGCTAAACGGCGGCGACTACACCAAAACTTATATCAAACATACCGATGTGATGGCTGGCGGCGAACTGGTAATTACCATGGGTGATAAGCCGGGCACAGTTTGGGGTGCTGGTGAAGCTGATAAAGCGGTTTCGGTGTTGAAGTAG
- a CDS encoding DNA topoisomerase IB: MNRLLKKLEKIGRDPKITAKAVGLRYVSDSSPGYTRKKSGKGWSYYDADGNLVKNKELIARFNKLVIPPAYTNVWISPYDNSHLQFTGTDAAGRKQYRYHTYWNQIRNQSKYYRMQTFAAHLPAIREQVDKDLARHNLGHEKVVALVVRLMELTSIRVGNESYKKLYGSFGLTTLQNRHVKVEGSNLRFEFKGKKGVFHKVSLQSRKLARLVKQCRDIPGKELFQYYNEYGTKCSVGSGDINSYLHEITGEDFTAKDFRTWAGSVSALYAFKEAGEFNSITECKKKIVSVLDEVAINLGNTRTVCKKYYVHPSVIKSYEEGTIFKYISQLDEREDVKAAELNIAEKALLNLLETEKLAEAS; encoded by the coding sequence ATGAACCGTCTCCTCAAAAAGCTCGAAAAAATTGGCCGCGATCCTAAGATCACTGCAAAGGCAGTTGGCCTGCGTTATGTATCCGACTCATCGCCGGGATATACCCGCAAAAAATCGGGCAAAGGCTGGAGCTATTATGATGCAGATGGCAATTTGGTAAAAAACAAAGAGCTAATAGCAAGGTTTAATAAACTGGTGATTCCTCCGGCATACACCAATGTTTGGATCTCGCCTTATGATAACAGTCACCTGCAATTTACGGGTACCGATGCCGCCGGGCGCAAGCAATATCGTTATCACACTTACTGGAACCAGATCCGGAATCAATCCAAGTATTACCGGATGCAAACTTTTGCCGCGCATTTACCGGCAATTCGGGAGCAGGTAGATAAAGATTTGGCAAGGCACAACCTCGGTCATGAAAAGGTGGTGGCACTGGTGGTAAGGTTAATGGAATTGACAAGTATCAGGGTAGGGAATGAATCGTATAAAAAGCTGTATGGTTCATTTGGATTAACAACTTTACAAAACCGGCATGTTAAGGTTGAAGGTTCAAACCTGAGGTTTGAATTTAAGGGCAAAAAAGGCGTGTTTCATAAAGTATCGCTGCAAAGTCGTAAGCTGGCACGTTTGGTAAAGCAATGTCGGGATATCCCCGGAAAAGAGCTTTTTCAATATTATAATGAGTATGGCACAAAGTGCAGCGTTGGATCAGGCGATATCAATAGTTACCTGCACGAAATAACCGGTGAGGATTTTACGGCCAAAGACTTCCGTACCTGGGCGGGCAGTGTGAGTGCGCTATACGCCTTTAAAGAAGCCGGGGAGTTTAATAGTATAACCGAATGCAAAAAGAAGATTGTGAGCGTGTTGGATGAAGTGGCTATAAACCTTGGGAACACGCGTACTGTTTGTAAAAAGTACTACGTGCACCCATCGGTTATTAAGAGCTATGAGGAAGGAACCATCTTTAAGTATATCAGCCAGCTTGATGAACGCGAAGATGTAAAAGCTGCCGAACTTAATATTGCCGAGAAAGCGTTACTCAACCTGCTGGAAACGGAAAAACTGGCCGAGGCCAGTTGA
- a CDS encoding M56 family metallopeptidase, whose protein sequence is MPATFVFLLKVNIALLLFCAGYYLVLRPLTFYTLNRIYLLAAILFASIYPQINFLAFVQRHEELAKPMEQIAINWQSSAQLVNQPVQTFDYWYWLSVVFWTGAGLLLIRLVLQLLSLLRLYKNSKPQYIGEHLVRVMDKDAAPFSFWRSIYVNPAKHEPADLKSILLHEQVHVNQWHTADILLAELSSIFYWFNPGIWLIKRAVRENIEFITDRKILKNGIDSKTYQYSLVNVSFNNNQPGIVNHFNISTIKKRIIMMNAKRSSKLNLTRYAFVVPAVMALLLVFSISKADFAKPVRITLTNAVQPLARIININADEGPSAKPVKAARTVHKTPAAKPTVTPGPAAAPQPLLTPLIAITPMATKPDTNKKIKISLASIKKDSLVFVVNGVVSAGKNLDPAKIENMYILTGENARKLAKIEEDKPVKVAYIITKDASNKEELEKEVPRDIVIRKVVSTNLSGDVIRDDGDNNVAVVAGVARSINVKNPKNVIVVKGSSSASGSSSGAVTINGVKAKPVTQAFTITKGDATADDVREVVVTGYGKKSNLKTFKMNGLSIATDGDKEPLVVIDGKNSTMDALKKLDSDKVESISILKGDDATKKYGDKAKDGVVVIGTRKK, encoded by the coding sequence ATGCCGGCAACATTTGTTTTTTTATTAAAAGTAAACATAGCCCTGTTATTATTTTGCGCGGGCTATTACCTGGTGCTAAGGCCCCTCACCTTTTATACACTTAACCGGATCTATTTGCTTGCGGCCATCCTGTTTGCCAGCATTTACCCGCAAATCAATTTTTTGGCCTTTGTGCAGCGGCACGAAGAACTGGCCAAACCTATGGAGCAAATAGCCATTAACTGGCAGTCATCTGCCCAACTGGTAAACCAGCCGGTTCAAACATTTGATTATTGGTACTGGCTGAGCGTTGTATTTTGGACGGGTGCCGGTTTGTTGCTCATCCGCCTGGTATTACAACTTTTATCCTTGTTACGATTGTATAAAAACTCCAAACCTCAATACATAGGCGAACATTTGGTAAGGGTAATGGATAAAGACGCGGCGCCATTTTCATTTTGGCGAAGCATTTATGTAAACCCCGCCAAACATGAACCCGCCGATCTGAAATCAATCCTACTGCATGAGCAGGTACATGTAAACCAGTGGCATACTGCCGATATTTTGTTAGCCGAGCTCAGCAGTATTTTTTACTGGTTCAACCCCGGCATCTGGCTCATTAAAAGAGCAGTAAGGGAAAATATCGAGTTTATTACCGACCGTAAGATCCTTAAAAACGGGATCGACAGTAAAACGTACCAATACAGTTTGGTTAATGTAAGCTTTAACAACAACCAACCCGGCATCGTAAATCATTTCAATATTTCAACTATAAAAAAACGGATAATCATGATGAACGCGAAAAGATCGTCGAAACTTAACCTCACCCGCTACGCTTTCGTAGTGCCGGCCGTTATGGCCCTGTTACTGGTATTCAGCATTTCAAAAGCTGATTTTGCCAAACCTGTGAGGATCACCCTTACCAACGCTGTACAGCCTTTGGCCAGGATCATTAACATTAATGCAGATGAAGGTCCATCCGCAAAACCGGTAAAAGCAGCCAGGACTGTCCACAAAACTCCGGCTGCAAAACCAACAGTTACACCCGGGCCTGCGGCTGCACCTCAGCCCTTGCTAACGCCGTTGATAGCTATTACGCCAATGGCAACCAAACCGGATACCAATAAAAAGATAAAGATATCTTTAGCATCAATTAAAAAAGATTCATTGGTATTTGTGGTAAATGGCGTGGTATCTGCCGGCAAAAACCTCGATCCGGCAAAAATCGAGAACATGTATATACTAACTGGTGAAAACGCCCGGAAACTGGCAAAAATTGAAGAGGATAAACCTGTTAAAGTTGCTTATATAATTACTAAAGACGCTTCCAATAAGGAAGAACTCGAAAAAGAAGTGCCCAGGGACATTGTTATTAGAAAAGTAGTTAGTACCAACCTAAGCGGCGACGTGATACGGGATGACGGTGATAATAATGTAGCAGTTGTTGCTGGTGTTGCCAGGAGTATCAATGTTAAAAACCCTAAAAACGTAATTGTAGTAAAAGGCAGCAGTTCGGCAAGCGGCAGTAGCAGCGGCGCAGTAACGATTAATGGTGTAAAAGCTAAGCCGGTAACCCAGGCGTTTACAATAACAAAAGGCGATGCCACAGCAGATGATGTGCGTGAGGTTGTTGTAACGGGCTATGGAAAAAAATCAAACCTCAAAACATTTAAAATGAATGGTCTGAGCATCGCTACCGATGGAGATAAAGAGCCGCTGGTGGTTATAGATGGTAAAAACAGCACGATGGATGCGCTGAAAAAACTGGACTCCGATAAAGTGGAAAGCATTTCAATACTTAAAGGCGACGATGCAACCAAAAAATACGGCGACAAGGCAAAAGACGGCGTGGTAGTAATTGGCACCCGTAAAAAATAA
- a CDS encoding BlaI/MecI/CopY family transcriptional regulator, whose translation MEKLSQQEEEAMQAVWQSGPGFIKDFLDQLTEPKPPYTTLASTIKNLERKGFLKSEKMGNSFRYLPVIQEEEYKKRFMNGFVSDYFQNSYKDLVTFFANEKKISATDLKEIIKLIEKQ comes from the coding sequence ATGGAAAAACTATCGCAACAAGAGGAAGAAGCTATGCAGGCGGTGTGGCAATCGGGCCCGGGATTTATCAAGGATTTTTTAGATCAACTGACTGAACCTAAGCCACCCTACACCACCCTCGCTTCAACCATAAAAAACCTGGAACGCAAAGGATTTTTGAAAAGCGAAAAAATGGGCAACTCCTTTCGTTACCTGCCTGTGATCCAGGAAGAGGAATATAAAAAACGCTTTATGAACGGTTTTGTGAGCGATTACTTTCAAAACTCTTATAAAGACCTGGTAACGTTTTTCGCCAACGAAAAAAAGATCAGCGCTACCGACCTGAAAGAGATCATTAAACTCATTGAAAAACAATAA